The genomic region AAGTCAATCGACAGATTCGGCAGAATGCCCAACAGAAATTATGATTCAAATTGACAATCAAGACTACAACTATGTTGGTATGTTCGAAGATTCAGACATGGATGAAAGTGAATTTGCTGAAGACACCACAGCAGAGGTGTGCATGGACACATCAGATAATGTAGACAGGACTGAGCAGGTTTCAGACGATGCGGACAGAACTGAAATTGTTTTAGATGTTGATCCTGCagatgattttgatgaaactttaaATAAGACAGGAGATATTTCTGTCTGTGATGTTAAAAGAATGGATGATGGACAATTTGACAAGACAGAAACAGAACAGGACATTTCAGAAGATATGGATGGAAGTGACGTGGGACAATTAGACAAGACAGAACAGAACATTTCAAAAGACATTGATGAAAATCATGATAAACCTGTTACCAAGTCTTACATGTCTGACAAGGATGAAGTTAAAGAACAAAACTCTCCAGCAGGGGTCCAATCTCATATCACAGAAGTAACTTGTAATGGAAGACTTCTGACCAAAATTGACTTTGCAGATTCAGCAACACCAGTTTTAAATGAAGACATAGATTTACCAGaggaaaatgtgaaaaattctTCAGAAAATTCAGAAATGGAAAAAGAAGTTGTGTCTCTTGTTTGCAAGTCTGCCTATAGTACAAATCATGAGGTTGAAACAGATGTTGTCAAGGATGATTCTCCAAATTCTGTGCAGGAAAATCTAGAAAAGACATTCAATGATGAAGAACTTGAGCAGCTTGGAGGGTCAGCAGACAAACACAATACCAATTCTTTTGACATGGTCATAGAGGATGAAGATGATGAAGCAAAAGTCAATAAAGAGATATTTAAAGATGTCGACTCTCCAATCCAGGCAGTAGAACAGATCAAGAATGAAACTAATATACCAATTGTGGTTGATGTCAATCCCAGATCGGCAGATGATTCTCACCCTTGCTGTCAAAGAACCAGATGATCCATTTGACAAAATGTTGTCCTGTCCGAACGAGTATGATCTAGAAAATATTGTGAATGTAGGTGAAGGCAGTAAAAATGCTGATCATGACTCAAGTGCTAATGCAGGAGATACACGCAAGGTTACAGTGGATACTGACAAATCGAACAGTGACATTGATTGTTTCTCAGATCTTGAAAACATGGAACATACAAATGTTGATGGAGTAGAGATGAATCAAAACAGCCATTCAGCAAGTGAAAATATTAAACTACAGGAAGAAACCAGAGATATTCTACTGCACCCCAGATGTTCTGAAATGGCTAATGAGAATCCTGCCAGTGATCTACCTGTCAGAGCCGACGAGGTGGATGGAAGTGTTCACAGAAATAGGGTTAGTTCTGTAATAGCGTCTTTAGACCTTGTAGAGCCAAGACTAGATCCAGTCTCAATGACATCTGATCAAGAGAAAGGAATTGACAGCAGCACATTGACATCAACGAAATCAGTTATACGTGATCAAACAGAAGATATAACACACCAAGAAGATAAAGTTGAGCAGCCACTGATGATCAGTAGTAACAGTCCACATGAGATTCCTGATAACACCGGTGCAATAGATAATGATACTGAGAAGTCAAAAAGCAAAGGACAGAAAAAAGTCGCCTCAACCTCAGGAAATGCTGACGAAAAGGATGATGATATACAGATTGGACAACGTGCTGACGTAGAGaaaggtgttatatataaagaGGAACCTGCCAATAAGGAGACAGTGAATTCTGAACAGATTCAGCAATCTGGTAGTCAGACTTCTAGTTCTAGTTCTGAACAGATTCAGCAGTCTGGTAGTCAGACTTCTAGTTCTAGTTCTGAACAGATTCAACAGTCTGGTAGTCAGACTTCTAGTTCTAGTTCTGAACAGATTCAGCAGTCTGGTAGTCAGACTTCTAGTTCTAGTGCTGAACAGATTCAGCAATCTGGTAGTCAGACTTCTAGTTCTAGTGCTGAGAAACTCCAGGAGCGGATTGAGAGCTCTCTGTCAACAGACATAAGTATAGCTGAGTCAGAAAGAGTGACCGCTTCTGAACAGTTACCAGGTTGTTTCTCAACAGATAACAGTATCAAGGCAAATTGCATAACTCCTGCAGAACAGATTCTGGAAGGTCCCATGACCGATGGTAATTTAGAGGCTGAAGCAGAGGATGTATCCCCTACAGATCACATTCTGGGGAGTACTCCACCAACAGATGGTAACGCGGAGGCTGAGACAGAGGGTGTAACCCCGACACATCACATTCTGGGGAGTACTCCACCAACAGATGGTAACGCGGAGGCTGAGACAGAGGGTGTAACCCCAACAGATCACATTCTGGGGAGTACTCCACCAACAGATGGTAATGCGGAGGCTGAAACAGAGGGTGTAACCCAGACAGATCACATTCTGGGGAGTACTCCACCAACAGATGGTAACGCGGAGGCTGAGACAGAGGGTGTAACCCCGACAGATCACATTCTGGGGAGTACTCCACCAACAGATGATAACGCGGAGGCTGAGACAGAGGGTGTAACCCGGACAGATCATATTCTGGAGAGTACTCCACCAGCAAATGAGAATACGGAGGCTGAAGCAGAAGGCATGACTCCAGAACTTAAACAGGGTGGTCATAAGACAGACAGCAATGTGGTAGCTGCTCAAACAGATATGATCACCCACGCTGAACAGATACAGATGGGTACAACAACAGAAGGTGTGGACCTGAAACAAGTAACGGATGGTACAGAGATAGATGGTGATATGGAGGCTCAGATAGATGGTACGACTCCTACTGAAAAAGTACAGGTTTCCCCAACAGGTGAGGGTGAAGCAGAGGTTGTGACCCCTATAGAACAGATTATAGAGGGTGAAGCAGAGGTTGTGACCCCTATAGAACAGATTATAGAAAGTCCTCTACCAGAAGATGAGAGTATGGAGGctgaagcagaagacgtttgTGGGGAACAGATATTGGGTACCGATACAAAAAATGGCAGTATAGAATCTTTGATGGATAGAATGACATCTGCTGAACAGGTTAAGGAGGGTACCACAACTGATGGAAATATGGTCACTGAGACAGATGATGTAGCTTCTGAAAAAGTTCTGGAGGTTTCTGAATCAACAGATGAGAATATGAATGCTGAAACAGATGACAACAAGACCACAGACCAGCTACAGGAGAGTTCCTTGGCAGACAGCAACATAGAGGCTCAAACAAAGGGTATGAACCATGATGAACAGATTCTTGAAGTTTCTTTCCCAAAAGATGAGATTATGGAGATGAAGACATCTAACATGACCCGTGATGAACAGATTCTTCAGGAGACTGTGAAAGATGGTATAACAACTGCTGAACAGAAACAAAATGGTTCTCCTAGTGATAGCAATATAGAGGCTGAAATAGATGGAATTATTCCAACAAAGCAGATACAGGAGAGTTCCTTGGCAGAAATAGAAGAAGAGACAGCCAAAGTGACTGGTATAGAACTTGTACCCAAGACCTCTCCTTCAGAAGGGAATATACGTGTAGAACGTGCACTCGAGACCTCTCCTTCAGAGAGGAGTATGGTGACTGATGAAGGAGGTGACAGTCCCGTTATCAATGAATCTGGCTCTGCTGGTAGTACCTCACCAATCTCTGAAAAGATACAGGCCCTACAAGACTTTTGCCAGAGTATCTCTCCCCTAGCCAAGACCAACGAAAATAACAATAATGAGGAAGTATTTATGTCTCCAGCTAGCAAGAGACGGAAAGACAAAACCGACGCTTCAGACATGATCAGTTGTCTTGAAGATTCTATATCTTCTGTTGACAACACTTCCGACCTTGAAGATATCTCCCTGTCTCTTCAGGATATAAAGGACATCCCACCTGTGTTTGTAGTAGACAACCAAATTCTGGGGAAGGATTGCAACGGGGGAATAAAAGATGTTTCTGGTTGTACTCCTATCTCTGGAGAGGTTTTTACTGAGGCTACAAAATCAAAGGAAAATATGTTCAGCAATTTTCCATTGAAAGACGAAAAAATTTCCAAGAATTAT from Pecten maximus chromosome 11, xPecMax1.1, whole genome shotgun sequence harbors:
- the LOC117338488 gene encoding serine-rich adhesin for platelets-like, with amino-acid sequence MLSCPNEYDLENIVNVGEGSKNADHDSSANAGDTRKVTVDTDKSNSDIDCFSDLENMEHTNVDGVEMNQNSHSASENIKLQEETRDILLHPRCSEMANENPASDLPVRADEVDGSVHRNRVSSVIASLDLVEPRLDPVSMTSDQEKGIDSSTLTSTKSVIRDQTEDITHQEDKVEQPLMISSNSPHEIPDNTGAIDNDTEKSKSKGQKKVASTSGNADEKDDDIQIGQRADVEKGVIYKEEPANKETVNSEQIQQSGSQTSSSSSEQIQQSGSQTSSSSSEQIQQSGSQTSSSSSEQIQQSGSQTSSSSAEQIQQSGSQTSSSSAEKLQERIESSLSTDISIAESERVTASEQLPGCFSTDNSIKANCITPAEQILEGPMTDGNLEAEAEDVSPTDHILGSTPPTDGNAEAETEGVTPTHHILGSTPPTDGNAEAETEGVTPTDHILGSTPPTDGNAEAETEGVTQTDHILGSTPPTDGNAEAETEGVTPTDHILGSTPPTDDNAEAETEGVTRTDHILESTPPANENTEAEAEGMTPELKQGGHKTDSNVVAAQTDMITHAEQIQMGTTTEGVDLKQVTDGTEIDGDMEAQIDGTTPTEKNRL